In the Canis lupus dingo isolate Sandy chromosome 36, ASM325472v2, whole genome shotgun sequence genome, one interval contains:
- the ATF2 gene encoding cyclic AMP-dependent transcription factor ATF-2 isoform X5, translating into MKFKLHVNSARQYKDLWNMSDDKPFLCTAPGCGQRFTNEDHLAVHKHKHEMTLKFGPARNDSVIVADQTPTPTRFLKNCEEVGLFNELASPFENEFKKASEDDIKKMPLDLSPLATPIIRSKIEEPSVVETTHQDSPLPHPESTTSDEKEVPLAQTAQPTSAIVRPASLQVPNVLLTSSDSSVIIQQAVPSPTSSTVITQAPSSNRPIV; encoded by the exons ATGAAATTCAAGTTACATGTGAATTCTGCCAG GCAGTACAAGGACCTGTGGAATATGAGTGATGACAAACCCTTTCTATGCACTGCCCCTGGATGTGGACAG CGTTTTACCAACGAGGATCATTTGGCTGTCCATAAACATAAACATGAGATGACACTGAAATTTGGTCCAGCACGTAATGACAGTGTCATTGTGGCTG ATCAGACCCCTACACCAACAAGATTCTTGAAAAACTGTGAAGAAGTGGGTTTATTTAATGAGTTGGCAAGTCCATTTGAGAATGAATTCAAGAAAGCCTCAGAAGACGACATTAAAAAA ATGCCTCTAGATTTATCCCCTCTTGCAACACCTATCATAAGAAGCAAAATTGAGGAGCCCTCTGTTGTAGAAACAACTCACCAGGATAGTCCTTTACCTCACCCAGAGTCTACTACCAGTGATGAAAAG GAGGTACCATTGGCACAAACTGCACAGCCCACATCAGCTATTGTTCGTCCAGCATCATTACAGGTTCCCAACGTGCTGCTTACAAGTTCTGACTCAAGTGTAATTATTCAGCAAGCAGTACCTTCACCAACCTCAAGTACTGTAATCACCCAGGCACCATCCTCCAACAGACCAATCGTGTAA